DNA from Devosia yakushimensis:
GATCCGCTCGTAATAACGGATGGTATGAGCTGACAATCCCGAGCGTTTCGCCAGTTCGCCAATCTTCACCACAGACCGCCTTTCGCCACGACGCCTGCCAAGCTACGGCTTCGAGCGCACTCTAAGTCAAGGGGCGATTTGGCTGGTCCCGGTCGGCAACGGGAACCCTCGGTTCAGGCGGCGTTGCGCTCGTCGGCGTCCACCCCCAGTCGGGATAGCAATTGCGAGCGGATGGCATCGAAGCGCGGATCGCCGTGACGGCGGCGGCCGGGCAGGTCCACGGCGAGGTCCTCGATGAAGCGGCCGCGATCGAGCACCAGAATGCGGTCGGCCAGGGAAATGGCCTCGTCCACATCATGGGTCACCAGCAGCACGGCGGGCCGGTGGCGGGCGCAGAGTTCGCGCAGCAGGCCATGCATCTTGAGCCGGGTCAGCGCATCAAGCGCCCCGAAGGGCTCGTCGGCCAGCAGCAGCGCCGGCTCGCGCACCAGGGAGCGGGCCAGGGCCACGCGCTGCTGCTCGCCGCCCGAAAGCTGGATCGGCCAGGCGGTTTCGCGGCCGGCCAGACCCACTTCGGCCAATGCCTTGCGGCCGGCCTGCTGCCGGGCGCCGGACAGGCCCAGCGTCACATTCTGGATGACATTGCGCCAGGGCAGGAGGCGGGCATCCTGGAAGACGACCGACAGCCGATCGGGGACGGCAAGGCTGCCGGTGCCCGCCACCTCGTAATCGAGCCCCGCCAGTGCCCGCAGGAAAGTGCTCTTGCCCGATCCGCTCTTGCCCAAAAGGGCAATGAATTCCCCCGGCGCGATATCAAGGTCGACATCGTCGAGAATAGTGGTCGGCCCGAAGCGCCGCGTCAGGCGGCGGACTTCAACCGCGTTCAGTGAGCCAGCGTGCGGCGCCATGAGAGCAGCCTCCGTTCGAGCAGGCGGACAATGCCGTCCGAGGCCAGGCCCAGCAGGGCATAGACGACCAGACCCACAATGATGATCTGGGTCTGGCCATAGGTGCGGGCGAGTTCGATCATATAGCCCAGACCGGAGGTGGCATTGATCTGTTCGACCACCACCAGCGACACCCAGCACAGCGTCACTGCGAAGCGCAGGCCCAGGAGGAAACCGGGAACCGCGCCGGGCAGCACGACCTGGAGCAGGAAATCGCGCTGGCTCATGCGCAGCGTTTCGGCCAGTTCGACATAGCGCTCGTCGATGGCCCGCAGCGCGTTATGGGTATGCATGTAGATCGGCACGATAACGCCCAGGGTGATGATGGTGACCTTCATGGTCTCCCCCAGGCCCAGCCAGAGGATGAGCAGCGGGATCATGGCCAGGGTCGGCACGGCTCGCTTGATCTGGATCGGCCCGTCGATCAGCGCTTCCCCGACCCGCGACAGGCCCGAAACCACGGCCAGCAGCAGCCCGATGACAATGCCGAAGCCCAGGCCCAGCAGGGCCCTGACCGACGAGGTCAGAAAATTCGATTGCAGCCGGCCATCGGCGATCAATTCACCGAAAGTGGCGATAACAGTCCAGGGCGAGGGCAGGATGCGCGGATCGATCAGGTTCAGCGCCGAACCGGCGACCCAGGCCAGCACCAGCACGAGCGGCCCGATCTGGAGGCCGAAGGGAATGGCCGGCCCCGGCCCCAGCCGCCGCTTCCTGCGGATGGCGGGGACAGCGGGAGATGCCGGCGCCTCGAGACCTTTCGGGACGGCAGGCGCTGCCGGTCGCTCGCGTTCGAGCAGGGCCGTTTCCCCTGCACTATTGCTGCTCAGATAGGTCATTGCCGATCTCCTGAGATGGGTTTGGCTGTTATTTGCTCGCCAGCGCCGCGGCGCCCAGGGCTTCAAATCGCCGATCGAAAATCTGTTCGGCGCTGTAGGGCTCGTAGCCCAGCTCGGCCGCCAGCAGGTCGATGGTCTGCTGGTGCCGCGCCACCACCTCGTCCCAGCTGGCGGGCACGACCTGGTTGCCGGTCAGCTCGACCAGATATTGCCCATCCTCGGCGCTGAGGCCCTGATCCCTAACGTAATAGCCCTCGACCCAGGCTTCGGGATTGTCGTTCACCCATTGGGTGGCGCGGGCCCAGAAGTCGACATAGACGGCAAGGGCCGCGGCCTTGGCCGGATCGTCCAGCACCCATTGAGGTGCATAGAGGTGGCTCGGATCATCGCGCAGGCCGTGTTCGACCAGGGTCGCGCCATCGGCGCCATATTGGTTGACGTATCGGCGGATAT
Protein-coding regions in this window:
- a CDS encoding ABC transporter permease — its product is MTYLSSNSAGETALLERERPAAPAVPKGLEAPASPAVPAIRRKRRLGPGPAIPFGLQIGPLVLVLAWVAGSALNLIDPRILPSPWTVIATFGELIADGRLQSNFLTSSVRALLGLGFGIVIGLLLAVVSGLSRVGEALIDGPIQIKRAVPTLAMIPLLILWLGLGETMKVTIITLGVIVPIYMHTHNALRAIDERYVELAETLRMSQRDFLLQVVLPGAVPGFLLGLRFAVTLCWVSLVVVEQINATSGLGYMIELARTYGQTQIIIVGLVVYALLGLASDGIVRLLERRLLSWRRTLAH
- a CDS encoding ABC transporter ATP-binding protein, producing the protein MAPHAGSLNAVEVRRLTRRFGPTTILDDVDLDIAPGEFIALLGKSGSGKSTFLRALAGLDYEVAGTGSLAVPDRLSVVFQDARLLPWRNVIQNVTLGLSGARQQAGRKALAEVGLAGRETAWPIQLSGGEQQRVALARSLVREPALLLADEPFGALDALTRLKMHGLLRELCARHRPAVLLVTHDVDEAISLADRILVLDRGRFIEDLAVDLPGRRRHGDPRFDAIRSQLLSRLGVDADERNAA